The window ggacctttgagatcatcgagtccaaccaaacccctacaatctctgccactagagcacgccctgaagtacCAAATCCAGACGTTTCTTCaacgcctctagggatggtgacccaaccccctccctgggcaggctgtcccagtgcctgaccactcttgcagtaaagtcattcttcctaatagctgatctgaacctcccctgccgcagcttcagcccatttcctctggtcccgtcattattcccctgggagaagaggccaacccccacctctctgcaccctcctttcagggagttgtagagggcaatgaggtctcccctcagcctcctcttctccaagctaaacatgcccagctccctcagcctctcctcacatgccctggtctccagagccctcaccagcctggtcgctctcctctggacacgctccagcacctcaacgtccctcttgtacagaggggcccagaactgaacacagcgctcgaggtgaggcctcaccagtgcccagtacaggggcaccatcccttccctgctcctgctggccacgctgttcctgatacaagccagaatgctgttggccttcttggccacctgggcacactgctggctcatgtcaagctggccgtccaccagcacccccaggtccttttctgccgggcagctttccagccactctgccccaagcccgtagcgttgcttggggttgttgtgaccgaaatgcagatcaccggtcctggttccagcgctGCTCCAGCCAAACGCAGGGGTGAGGAGGGGTGTCTTGTAGGAGCGCCCTTCTGTGTATTCCCTCTTTGTGAATCCCCCGTTGCACCAGCCTTCCTCCCCTTTATGTCCCACTGCCAAAGGGCAGTTCTCCTCTCAGGTGCCTCCCTTCCCTGGGGCGACGTGCGGCATGACTTGGGCGGAGAGACGAGTGCCGCAGTCACACGCGTTTAGCATGACCTCTGTAACCTTCATTAGCGGATGCAGGGTGTGCGCGTCCACAGGCGCGTCGCGGATAACGAGGCAGAGGTGACGCGTGGGACACGATGGCCTCGAGAGCAGAGACCTGACAAGCttaccacacgagtggcagagcTGCCTTGTCTGCACAAGGCAATCCTCCCGCGGCTCCCCAGGCGCCTGAGTGAGCAAAGcctgagccttatcagttctttgaacacCAGGCCGGCGTTCCTGATTTACCGGGAGTGTTTGAGACGTTCCGTTCCtggaggaggctggagaggtgggagacGTCTCCCGCTTCTTTGTTTCAGGGCTCTTACAGAGGGCCGGCCCCTGGCCCGGGAGATGCGCCTGGCCCCGCTCCTCAGCGCTGGAGCACGGCGAGGCCGAGCCGCAGCCGATACGGGCTGGCACACGGGAGAGCGGCCGTACAGCAGGAGCAGCCGCCGGCAGGGCTGCAGAGCCCGGGGAGGGTAACAGTGAGGGCGAAACTGGTGGGTTGGGATGAATATACcttaataatgaaaaagaaataataatagaaaactAAAGTGTAAGGGAACAAGAAAGAAAGCATCCCTtccagctccttgtgccccccagGCTGCTCGCTGGGTGGGCAGTACCTGAGGGAAGAGCAGAACCATGGAATccttttggttggaagagactttcagatcatggagtccaaccgttagcccagccctgccgagcccaccaccaccccacgtccctcagcaccgtgTCTACACCTCTTTtgaatccccccagggatggcgactccaccaccgccctgggcggcctcttccaacgcttgccAGCCCTTTCGATGAAGAACTTTGTCCttatatccatcctaaacctcccctggcacaacttgaggccgtgcCCCCTCGTCCTATTGATAtactttaagaaggtagaatgtgcttttagaaagggaaaatacattttagaaggtagaatctctcactaaGTAAGAACAAAGTGCTGTAAAAAGGTCCCAAGGCCCCGTGCAACCGGACACTTGGTATAAACATTGCGTGCCGTGTcaatgaatatacccttgaagaagaacaggAGGCCGATATGGGAACATTCCTCCACGGGAGGCACCGAAACCGGTCGAAAACTAGACAGCTGTTGGATaaagcataaagtcaacaaaaatttgcagtaatTGGGGGAAATGTGAAGTCGTCGGTGGGAGATCGTGACCATCGACTCAGTGGGAGACTGAGCTGGGCtactccccctcccccagcacgTGTGGAGCTTGCACGCATCGATTGAAGGACCTTGTAACTTCAAATGAAAgcgagagactgtactaaccatTAGAAACCGTTAAGctaaggtactaaccaataattaaGGGTGTGTATTGCTGTGTTTTGAACCATATAAATATTCCTAAGAGTTCGTCGGCTGATGTGCTGGCTTTGTGGGGTACCACCTAGCGCCCGTCTCTGCggaaatgatttaaataaataatgccTCTGCCCTCTGTGCGTGTTGGCGTCTGCGCACCTGGTGAACGACCCCGCTTTGGGGCAAAACTATTGCCTGTAACTTGGGGGAAGAGACTGGcgcccacctcgctacaacctcacAGAGCCGTAgaatgccaggttggaagggacctcaaggatcatccgGTCCAAACTTTCTTGGAAAAGCCCAGTCCAAACAAGACGGCCCAGCAGCGTGTCCGGCTGCATCTTAAAAGCATCCAACGctgatggggaatccaccgcttTCCTGGGGAGCTTATTCCTATGGCTGATTGGTGTCACGGTGACAAGTTTTCTTCTTGTGTCCAGTTGGAATCTGCCCTGGACTAACTCGTACCCATCACTCCTCGTCTTTTCCCTGccactccttgtaaaaagggagccACCGTCTTCTTTTAGCTTCCCTTTAAACACTGGAAGgtggtgatgaggtctcccctaagccgtcttttctcaaggctgagcaaacccagttctctcagcctgtcctcacctGGCCGCCTTCCCAGTCCCTTCATCGTCTTGATGGCCATcgtctctggaccctctccagcttgTCCGCGTCTTTTTTGTacagcggggaccaaaactgaacacagtgttccaggtgtggcctgaccaCTGtggccagtgacatctccctggcagcgtgatacggttttgtatgtattgtctctttttcattattttctttttcttattaatatgtcattaaagtagtttagttttttctaaactagtgtgagaggtgggggagagcgtCTGTGggcttgtcattggccaacctgacCCAAACCGTGACAGGTTTATTTGCGCCCGATGTGGGGCGTGAGCTTCCAGCTTGCCCAGGGAATGTTGTTCCTCCGCGGAATGTTGGATCGTGCCCTTAGAGAGCTTCCTTTGACGTTAATAGGCGCGACGTTGCCGAACTTACTGAATACGTTGCGTGGTTTTCTGGCTCCTTGTGTTCGTATGCGGTGGTTGCAAGGGGCTGTTTTTGTACGGGTTGGCATCCAGGTGTATGATACGGTGACTTGGATAACGGCTGTACCTGCATATTTTGGGCATCGCCTGATGGATTCTGTTGCCGATTACGCTTTTGGTTTCACCCGGGGAAGGCTTATCTTGCCCTTCCATGCTTATGCCAAAGAGCCAGGGGATGGAAACCTTCTGGGCTCTTTAGAAAACGAACGCTGCTTTCCGAAGATCGTGATTGTGTTGCTGCTTCTCCTGAATACGTTGCAGGGGTGGGTTTGTGTTAAACATGGGAGCCGGAGGGGGTATGGCGTGACGTGCATTGCTGCTGCTCAGATCCCATGGGCCAATTCCCAGCCggcacagacacaaaccactGCCCAGGCTCCCCCCAACCTGCTCTTCAAACTCCAGCAGAGGCGGTACCAGGTGCCCCGGTGACCAGAAGAGGAGAtcggctccttcccctgccctttgcAACAAGGAGCAGCTCATGGCAGACAGCGCGGGAGAGGGTCCTTATAGAGCAGATCCAGGGGAGGGTCCTTCTCGGGCAGCGTCGACGCAGGAGGGGGACTCAGATGCAgaaataatcattaaatccttctctgtgAAGGATTTGCGAAATACGAGGAAGTACTTAAGTCAccaagaaggggagacacttatctcctggttgctccaatgCCGGGACAATCGGGCTGATTCCATAGATTTAGAAGGTAGAGAAGCCGGGCATCGGGAAACCTGGCCAAAGATGGAGGTATCGATAAAGTGATCGGGACAAAGACAAACACTCTcggtctctggaggcgactgccGGCAGCTgcaaagggcaggtatccctttaaggacgACATCGAATGCTGCCCAAGCAAACGGACCAGCGTGGAAGAAGGTCTCaagtacctgagagaactggGGGTTCGAGAGACGATTTATGGTGACCGGCAAGAGAATGCAGACCCTggtgaaatgccatgcaaatgatctttgCCGAGTGCGTGAGCCGATGCAGGCGGGACGCAGGAACAACCGCACCCCACGGATGAAAGGCGAAGAACAAATTTAGTCTCGATACCTCCCAGACTGGGGAATCTCCGAAgtaacacccgggcagaggcacgcaagcagggaccgcgggcaccGCGGCgcgcgagagagtccttgttagcgagagtccttggcagcgagagagtccttgttagcaagggCGCgcgcggactccctgttctcgctggtatcTAAAGGGTTCAAACACGCATCGTTTTCCCAccgtgctttgatcttcttcagcaACAGGCCAGGGTTTATAAGATAAGGTTTATAAGGCCAGGATTTATAAGAtacggctagataaggtgtccccgAGTCCATCGCAGGCTTATGTTATCTAAGATAGAAAAACACTaggaagtgtttttcttgcaagcacccgagactgaataacaattggtgtgacaGACGtgtgtgtttcccagcaccccgggTGCGAGTCACTGGAGCGTGTTCACAATCCTCCTCcctgatagaatcatagaatagaattgttgaggttggaagggacctttaagatcatcgagtccaacctttaacctaccctgacaagagccacttctaaaccatgtccctcagtgccccatctaccctttttttaaacacctccagggatggtgaatccaccacctccctgggcagcctattccaatgtttaataaccctttcagtgaaaaaatgtttcctaatatccaatctaaacctcccctgacgtaacttgaacccgtttcccctcgtcctatcacttgtcaccagggagaagaggtcagcccccatctctctacaacctcctttcaggtagttgtagagggtgataaggtctcccctcagcctcctcttctccaggctaaacacccccagctccctcagtcgttcttcataaggtttgtcctccagacccctcaccagctttgtagcccttctctggacacgctccaacacctcaatgtccctcttgtagcgaggggcccaaaactgaacgcagtacttgaggtggggcctcaccagtgccgagtacagggggatgatcacttccctagtccggctcaccacactattcctgatacaggccaggatgctgttggccttcttggccacctgggcacactgctggcagcgatcttccgttgctttcccacaccGAGGAAGCTTGCGCAGAGCGCGCCATCGGTGTATTCCCACACGTTGTCAGCAATGGTCTGGGGACGATCTGACGCCGATGCACCGACTGTAAGTGAAGGGGTGAACAGGGTGCGACAGCCTCGTCCCCTCGCTGTGGCAGCTGTGGAAACGGTGGCTGAGAAAACGGAGGAAATCACCAAGAcgatagctgagcaaaatgagggaatagctaagaaaaatgatGAACTGTGtgaaaaactgtttgaaaaactttTCCAGGACCCATGTGTcggtcattaagaaaaaaaagccctcctaCAAAACCGATCCAAGAGAAACAGGGCCCGCTCTGAGATTTCCTGCGGCTTTGCCTCTGCGACTACGGAGAGAACGTGAGCAAACGGGATAAAAATCCTACCCCGGCCCTACAGACGTGAGTGCTTGGGTTGCCAGGTGAAGTAGATGGAGGAAGGAATTTTTGCAGGAGAGTGGCTGCTCCAGCGCACGGTAATCATTCCTCCGCTCCGgataggaactcatctgctacttgtagatgttgtcctcaacatcAGGGGtgcccctgcctccagccaggaggaggagagggacaacagagtttattggacggTGGGGATTCCACGGCCTGGCACGTCAGAGCCACAACAATACACAGCCCTGGTGAACACGCGTGCACCCTAtggccatcgaatcataaagggacagaatccctttctggagtgacaggtggggcTGGCAACCCCTGGGGACATGCCCACCACCCCTCTGCGTCTGGACATcgccagctgctggggaggggacgtGTCAGGGTCGCTGCCAGGGACGGGACAGGCACACGGGACCCCTCCCCATTGGGACTGGCCCAGGCACCCCGCCGGCACCCCACTCTTCCTGGGGCACAGAGCATCTGGGGCCGAGGGGACGCTGCTGCTggacccccctcccaccccccgcaGGTACAGGAGCCACCATTTGTCATCATTACTGTCATTGCCATATGCCACGTCCATGACCACAGTAAGATTCCCCCAAACTAACAACAAATGGACTTTGATGAAACCGAGTAAAGTGTGGTGTTGGTGCGACCAGAACTGACCTCAGCCGCTGACGCCCAGCAGCTTCCTTgagatcatagaaccatagggttggaagggccctctggagcccatcccgtcccacccccggccagagcagggtcacccacagcaggtggcacaggaacgcgtccaggcggggttgggatgtctccagagacggagactcccccacctctctgggcagcctgtgccagggctctgccaccctcaggggaaagaagttcctcctcgtgttgaggtggaacttcccatggtcaagtttgtgcccgttaccccttgtcctgtccccgggcaccactgagaagaaacTAAAAACGTTATTGGGATTTGCTTAGGTCCTACAAAACAAGTAATCATAAGTTCGCTTCGCTGATTCACGGTGAGCTGTTTAACGTGTGCCCATCCTCCACCCGCCCTGCCCACTGTCGGGGAGTGAAGGGCTGAGTTTCCCATTAACTTTTGGGAGATGGTAGAGCTAGTCAGGTCAATTAGGGGTGGAGTTGTGCTAGGAGCTAGAATTTCGGGCACCTCCGCTGGCTTTTCAGGCCATCCTAAGATTAATTTCTCCCGTTTGTCAGTTGGTAGCCCATCCATAAGATCTTGAAGGACACCTTTCCGCCATCCCATGGTCCATTATATGCTCCGCTTATTTGGTATGTCCCTCCCTCCTGGAGATTTAACGAGGGATTTCCTTTTCTCCTGGTTGGGGTCTGGGGGAGTTTTCAGTTCTGTCGGCCTCAACCCCTTCGGGTCCTGTCTGGTGGACGGGGTGCTAACTGGGCCGTATTTTCGCCCGTAGTTGATTAATTGCTGGGCAACCTCTCCCCAGGTCCACACTTTCAAATTTTGGGGCTTGCGCTTAGGGGTTACTAACCCTTCCGGTGCGGCCGTGACCCTTAGCTTTGGGGTACTGCTTCAGTTGTACCCTGTAGTTGTGTGCCAATAGGTTTTAAAGATTCAGGGAGACCCCTTATTATGGGAGTCATCCGTTCAGGGTCAACCGGCATCATCGGGGGGGATTCTTGTCGGGGTCTAAGCTCACGGTCGTGCATCATTTGCAAACGTTGCTGCCTTTTGCACGTTCTCCACCAAGGGATCAACCGATCCCGGAATAGCGAGAGAGTCTCCTCGCTCTAAGGGATTGAGACCTCCAGCCCAACAGGCCGCCCTCTGAGTTAGGGACCAAGGGGCACGGTGATCGCcagtagttaaaaacactccggGCCCCCAGTACCCTTCAGCTTCCTTTTCACTTGGTAGTATCTGGTCCCCACCCGACAACGACACCCTCCACACAAATTCCGTTTCCGATTCTTTAGGGGTGTGACCCAACTCCTGTTTTAATTTAGCTAATCCCATAGCGGTGTATGGCAACTTCCTTAGCAGTAATCTGGGGGGAGTCGTCTTCATCAGCGTCATCTGCGAATTCAGTTTTGACCAAAGGTCGGAGCGAGCGAGAAGGCATTTCTAATTTGTCTAATCTCAACCTCGCTTCTTCTAGCCCCTCGCAGGGGTGTATTGTTTCTGTCTCGGAGGGGGGCGAATGGCTGTCGCAGCTCTCGCTCGCGAGGAGCTCTTCTTTAAGGGCAGGTTGTAGATGGTCTGCCTGAGCTCTCTCCTGATCCAGCTGTCCCTTTAGGTCCTCATAGAATCTTCGCGGTTGGAAAGGACcattgagatcatcgagtccaaccaaacaacctacaacctctgccactagaaTCCTCCGCTTGTCCTTGCAGGGACTGGACAAGGGCTTGCAAAGACGGTAGAATTTGGGGATCAGCACTACGTTGCTGGTCTCGGGCTTCTAGGCGCCTAAGATGGCGCGTATTATAGATTTCCCTTTTCCGGATCGGAGTTTGGCGTCCTTTTGCAAGGCACTAATTTGTTTGGCCACACTCTGCAGGTTACGCCAATTATCTCGTGCCCAGTCACTACCTCTAAAAGCTTATGCGGCACGTCCCTGCCGGCGGGGACAGTACGATCATTGCTCCTTTTCAACAACAGGGGAGTGGTGGTTGCCTCAGGGAGGTAGAACTTAAGCAGTAGCAATTCTCCACAAAGTCCCACCCCCCCCGACGTCCCTGAGGGGTGCGCCCATAAAACACACCAAAAGTAAAACGGGCAAAAAGTGCAACGCTTTCACAAAAATGGGGGCAGTCACCGCAGGGAGCCCGCACACTAGTGATCCGTTCACACAGGCTCCCACCCCGTTACGTCCCCACGAGGCACACTCGTAGGCACGCAGGCATCTCTCCAATACGCGCAAAAGCGAATAGTAAAAGCGACGCTCTCACGTCAAGGAATCCTGTCCGTGACGCCGGTAAAAATGTTTTACGTCCCGGTCCAACTACGTCGGGCCCGGGAGGGGTTCATAATGATTCCAAGCGTGAGATTAAGAGGCAAACGAGGTCAGGTGCCGCTCagtgcaggtttattgttattccccagcaacaGTCACCGAGGTGAGCGATAGAGTAACGGCAGGagtggagaaaaggcagaaaggagaagctgtATTACAGACCACAGCAAGAGTAtcgtcaccaccacaggcccgacgGCGGCCCGACGGTCCTCTGGAGCTCAACGGCGGCCCGTTGATCCGTAGTTCTCCAGTCGTGACGGCGGTGAGGGTCCCAATTGTGGTGGGGCACCGCACTAGTTATAGTCTATCATGGCTCGTAGTTCGACCATGATGGTGATGGTGGCCTTCACGCAGCCAATCATCGTTTGCCGCAGTCGCTGTATGAGTTCTTCCTGCCCTTGTTGTTTGGGTAGCGCGTGGTTCAGCGCAGTCATCGTGCCACAGCAAGACTGAGGTAGACCCTTGGTGGTCACGTACGCCGTGGAGGCAGCAATGGGCGAACTTCGAGACGCCTTCGTGCTGCTTCGCAGGAAGTCAGCACGAGCTTCCCGTTGGCCCGCAGAAAGTTAAGCAGCAAACCGACAAGCAACTCGGCAAACCCCCCCGCCggtttgcagaaaattaagttatttttaggttccagtctctcacacACCTGCATCACTGGGAGGGCTTGGCCTCCGCCTGCCCCCTCCATGGGGACGGACCTCCCCCATTCTGCAGGTTGCCGTCAGGCACCGCCGGGGAGCCCCGGTGCACGCGCTGGTGGTAATTCAGGCCTTGCTTCTGTCTGTAAGCCTTACCGCACTCGCCGCACTTGTAGGGCTTCTCGCCGCTGTGGACCCGCTGGTGGTCGGTGAGGGTCTGCTTGTCCCGGAAGGTCTtggggcagcgggggcaggcgaaggggcgctccccggtgtggaccCGCTGGTGTTTGCTGAGGCCATGCTTGTTcttgaaggccttggggcagcgGTCGCAGGTGAAGGGGAGCTCCCCGGTGTGGACCCGCTGGTGAACGGTGAGGGCCGCCTTGTTCCTGAAAGCTTCGGGACAGCGGGGGCAGGCGAAGGGGCGCTCCCCGTTGTGGAGCCGCAGGTGGGAGGTGAGGGACCACTTGTCCCTGAAGTCCTTGGAGCAGTGGGCGCAGGcgaaggggcgctccccggtgtggaccCGCCGGTGCTTTTTGAGGGACGACTTGTGCCAGAAGACCTTGGGGCAGCTGTCGCACACGAACGAGGGCTCTCTGGTGTGGACCCGCTGGTGCTTGACGAGGGCCTGCTTGTCCTTGAAGGCCTTGGGGCAACTGTCGCAACTGAACGGGTGCTCACTGCTGTGGACCCGCTGGTGTTTGCTGAGGGTCGACTTGTCcttgaaggccttggggcagcgggggcaggcGAAGGGGCGCTCCCCGCTGTGGACCCGCTGATGTTTGCTGAGGGCATGCTTGTTcttgaaggccttggggcagtgggggcaggcgaaggggcgctccccggtgtggaccTGCTGGTGGAAGTAAAGGTTCTGCTTATGCCTGAAGGCCTTGGGACAGCGGGTGCAGGTgaaggggcgctccccggtgtggaccCGCTGGTGTTTGGTGAGGGCCATCTTGCTcctgaaggccttggggcagcTGTCGCAGGTGAATGGACGCTCCCCGGTGTGGACCCGCTGGTGCCTCCTGAGGCTGTGTTTGTCCCCAAAGGCCTTGGGGCAGCTGTTGCAGGGGAACGGGCGCTCCCCagtgtggacccgctggtggcGGACCAGGCTGCTCTTGCGGATAAAACGGCGGCCGCAGTGGCCACTGGCAAAGGGCTTCTCGCCAGAGTGCACTCGCTGGTGGCTCAGCAGCTGATAATGCTGAGCAAAGCGCTTCCCGCATTCCGTGCAGCCAAAGGGCTTCTCCCCGCTGTGCACCTTCTGGTGGGACACCAGGAACTGCTTCAGGCGAAAGCGGCGGCCGCACTGCCGGCAGGAGAAGGGCCGTGCACCCGTGTGCGACTGCTGGTGCTTCTTCAGGTCCTGGATCTTGCCGAAGCTCTTCCCACACTTGGCGCAGACGTGGGGTCTCTTGCTGGCcagaggggtgcgggggggccgAGTTGGCAGTACCTTGGCTGGGAGGCCCCCGGACTGTCTTCCACCCCGCTCATGGTctggcagccccccggggacctccccatcctccctccgCATCGGGACGTCACCgtctgctggggaggagaggtcGGGGTCACTGCCGGGGATGGCATGGACACATGGGACCCCTCCCCACGGGCAGTGGCAcgcgcagcccagcagccccccaccctccctggggcacggagCAGCCGGGGCCAAGGGGATGGTGCTGCCGGAACCCCCCAAGCTCCCACGCAGCCGCCTGGTACCCACCTGGCTCAGGGCTGCGGTGCCTCCGCCGCGCCCCAGGGCACTCTGGCACACACGGCGTCTCTTCTCGCTCCATCTTGCAGATGATCTCCGGCTTGACGGCGCACCAGCCTGTGCGGGCAAGAGAGAGAAGCACCCTCTCCCGCACTGCCGGCACAGCGGCaccggctccccctgcccacaggccCAGCATctgcccccgctccgctcctctctcCTCACCCTGCCCGCACACGCCTtcgcacccccctgccctgcgcctcCAACGCCATCGTCAGCTTTATTCTACTCCGCTCTCTGCCATTCCTCTCCGCTCTCCTCAACACCACTCCAGCCCACTCTCTCTCCCAGCACCGCTCTCCACAGGAGGCTGCCGGGCAGGGGAAAACCTGCAATCCCAACCGCTCGGGCAGCGCTCgggcagcaacagcaacagcaacagcaacagctggCCTTTGGCTTTCAAGGGCTCCAGCTCAGCTCGAGAGGGCGattccagctccagcccagcccggcgGCACCGCACACAGTCCTCACCCAGCCAGGCCACCGCCTGGTAGttctccagcatcacctcccGGTAGAGCCGCCGCTGCCAGCCCGCCAGCTCGGCCCACTCCTCGGGGCAGAAGTAGATGGCCACGTCCTCGAACGTCACCGACATCTGCGGCAAGAAGCTGCAAGGCACGGCACCGTGACACCAGGCTTGGCCCGAGGCGCAGCGAGGACGGACGCTCCCTGCCAAGCACAGCGTTTGCAGGAAGAAATGAGGGGCAGAACTTCACTTCCCTGCCAGCCGCTGCCTGCCCTTGCACCcacagcctcccacccccccgggaaAAGGACCCCCCAAAGAGCGTCGCTCTCCTGCTTTAGCCCCAGCCAGACACAAAGGACCGGGCGGCTGCTCGCTCCCTCCCCCCGAGGACCCGCTCGCTCCTCACCCTTGTACCGAGGGCCAAAAGGGCAAGAAGCCcttgggggagaggaagagagtttcccggggaaagcaaaagctgcccAAAGAGGGTCGCTgtcggggctcagccccagccggCAACAAAGGACCAGGCGGCCGCCGGCTCAGTCACCTGCCCTCCCCCGGgggaaagggcagcagcagcggcagaaaAAGGCCAAAGCCCCGGGCTGGCATCGAGCctcttgcagagagcagccaagggcagaggaaaacagcagagactccgcggaaagaagcagcaaagccaggGCCACCCCCCGCCATTCGCTCCCCACCCGCTGCCCAGCCCGCTCCCGAGCGGCGagtccctcccccaccccggccaCCTCCCCCAGCTCCGCGCTGGCCCCGACGTCACACGGCACGGAGTAGCCCCTTGGCCAGCTCGGGTCAGCCCTCCCCcggctgggtcccctcccagcccctgctggagattaaccccgtccccgccggacccaggacgtttccccccccccccgccccgatcccaCGCCGGCTGCTTCGTGCCCAGGGCCTGCCCTCGCCACTTACTCGCCACCGCTTTGCCCCGTCTCTGGCGGCGAGATTCGCACTGAGTGGCTCGAAGGTGTCCCACAGCGACGCGGAGCCCCGTGAGGAACGGCACAAACCACCGAGTAATAAATGTAGAGATGTGTGTGTAGAAGCACCCCCCGTCAGTACGCGCACCCCCGCACACGTACCGGTCTCTGGCCGGGAATCTCTCACTGGCGGCAACGCCAGCGAGCCCGAAGGTGCCGCTTGTGGGTCCTACTGGTGCGTGAAGGGGGAAAGTAGTTTTAGCAGAAAATCCCCCCCTTGCGCTCCGACACTCCTCACC of the Larus michahellis chromosome 2, bLarMic1.1, whole genome shotgun sequence genome contains:
- the LOC141738507 gene encoding LOW QUALITY PROTEIN: uncharacterized protein LOC141738507 (The sequence of the model RefSeq protein was modified relative to this genomic sequence to represent the inferred CDS: inserted 1 base in 1 codon), giving the protein MSVTFEDVAIYFCPEEWAELAGWQRRLYREVMLENYQAVAWLGWCAVKPEIICKMEREETPCVPECPGARRRHRSPEPADGDVPMRREDGEVPGGLPDHERGGRQSGGLPAKVLPTRPPRTPLASKRPHVCAKCGKSFGKIQDLKKHQQSHTGARPFSCRQCGRRFRLKQFLVSHQKVHSGEKPFGCTECGKRFAQHYQLLSHQRVHSGEKPFASGHCGRRFIRKSSLVRHQRVHTGERPFPCNSCPKAFGDKHSLRRHQRVHTGERPFTCDSCPKAFRSKMALTKHQRVHTGERPFTCTRCPKAFRHKQNLYFHQQVHTGERPFACPHCPKAFKNKHALSKHQRVHSGERPFACPRCPKAFKDKSTLSKHQRVHSSEHPFSCDSCPKAFKDKQALVKHQRVHTREPSFVCDSCPKVFWHKSSLKKHRRVHTGERPFACAHCSKDFRDKWSLTSHLRLHNGERPFACPRCPEAFRNKAALTVHQRVHTGELPFTCDRCPKAFKNKHGLSKHQRVHTGERPFACPRCPKTFRDKQTLTDHQRVHSGEKPYKCGECGKAYRQKQGLNYHQRVHRGSPAVPDGNLQNGGGPSPXEGAGGGQALPVMQVCERLEPKNNLIFCKPAGGFAELLVGLLLNFLRANGKLVLTSCEAARRRLEVRPLLPPRRT